One genomic window of Centropristis striata isolate RG_2023a ecotype Rhode Island chromosome 20, C.striata_1.0, whole genome shotgun sequence includes the following:
- the LOC131993461 gene encoding 5-hydroxytryptamine receptor 7-like: MVVVGASNGTFGSGNMRSSFMIEDRVGGGDPGGSTNMMISEALAPRLLRIAQGAAEAAAAAAATTSPSTSSQPQVMETNATRCGEQILSYGRFEKVLIGGVLTMLTLSTICGNLLVVISVCFVKKLRQPSNYLIVSLAVADLSVALAVMPFVSITDLIGGQWIFGQFFCNVFIAMDVMCCTASIMSLCVISIDRYLGITKPLTYPVRQNGCCMAKMVLSVWLLSASITLPPLFGWAQNVNDGRVCLISQDFGYTVYSTAVAFYIPMSVMLIMYYRIYRAAKLSAAKHTITGFPRVKEHHSGVATRGGRGGHDAHRPAVSEETGSVEGTEAEQEEEESLDCVAAALKLQREVEEECSSRVSRLLKTGEHHQRRHRKNQSIFKREQKAAATLGIVVGAFTFCWLPFFLVSTARPFVCGVECSCVPLWLERTLLWLGYANSLINPFIYAFFNRDLRTTYSNLLRCRYRNINRKLSAAGMHEALKLVEKPDADV; the protein is encoded by the exons ATGGTTGTTGTGGGAGCGAGTAACGGAACCTTCGGTAGTGGCAACATGAGGTCGTCGTTCATGATAGAAGACAGAGTCGGTGGTGGAGATCCCGGGGGCTCCACCAACATGATGATCTCGGAGGCTCTTGCGCCCCGGCTGCTGAGGATTGCGCAGGGCGCCgcggaggcagcagcagcagcggcagcgACGACGTCTCCATCCACCTCCAGTCAGCCGCAGGTCATGGAGACGAACGCGACCCGGTGCGGCGAGCAGATCCTGAGCTACGGCAGGTTCGAAAAGGTCCTGATCGGCGGGGTCCTCACCATGCTTACCCTGTCCACCATCTGCGGGAACTTACTGGTGGTCATCTCCGTGTGCTTCGTCAAAAAGCTCCGCCAGCCGTCCAACTATCTGATCGTTTCGCTCGCTGTGGCGGACCTGTCGGTGGCCCTGGCCGTGATGCCGTTCGTCAGTATCACGGACCTGATTGGGGGTCAGTGGATATTCGGTCAGTTTTTCTGTAACGTTTTTATCGCCATGGATGTGATGTGCTGCACCGCGTCCATCATGAGTCTGTGCGTAATCAGCATAGACAG GTACCTGGGTATCACTAAGCCCCTGACTTATCCTGTCCGGCAAAACGGCTGCTGCATGGCCAAGATGGTCCTGTCAGTGTGGCTCCTCTCCGCCTCCATCACCCTCCCCCCTCTGTTCGGCTGGGCGCAGAACGTCAATGACGGCAGAGTCTGCCTCATCAGTCAGGACTTTGGCTACACCGTCTACTCTACAGCTGTGGCGTTCTACATCCCCATGTCAGTGATGCTGATCATGTACTACAGGATCTACCGGGCGGCTAAACTCAGCGCCGCCAAGCACACCATCACGGGATTCCCCAGGGTAAAGGAGCACCATTCTGGGGTGGCTACTCGCGGGGGAAGAGGAGGCCACGACGCTCATCGGCCAGCAGTATCAGAAGAAACCGGAAGTGTTGAAGGGACAGAGGCggaacaggaagaggaggagagcttGGACTGCGTTGCAGCGGCGTTGAAGCTCCAGcgtgaggtggaggaggagtgcAGCTCGCGTGTCTCTCGCCTACTTAAAACCGGTGAACACCACCAACGGCGGCACAGGAAGAACCAGTCCATATTCAAACGGGAGCAGAAGGCTGCGGCCACGCTGGGCATCGTGGTCGGCGCCTTCACCTTCTGCTGGCTGCCGTTCTTCTTGGTGTCCACTGCCAGGCCGTTTGTCTGCGGCGTGGAGTGCAGCTGCGTGCCGCTCTGGCTGGAAAGGACTCTGTTGTGGCTGGGATACGCCAACTCCCTCATTAATCCCTTCATTTATGCGTTTTTCAACCGTGATCTGAGGACCACCTACAGTAACCTGCTGCGGTGCCGCTACAGGAACATCAATCGGAAGCTGTCGGCTGCAGGCATGCACGAGGCACTGAAATTGGTGGAAAAGCCAGACGCTGATGTGTAA